From the Planktothricoides raciborskii GIHE-MW2 genome, the window ATATCAGCAGGGTTATGGCTGTATTAACGGTGTCAACGTCTTTAATTATTTCAAGCCGTGGCAAGTCTTTGACTTAGATCCCAAAACAGCGACAAAACAAGATATTAAGAATGCTTATTATCGGCTTTCAAAGATTTATCATCCTGATAATCCAGAGACGGGCGATCGCATGATTTTTGAGCGAATCGATTTAATGTACAAAAGTCTTAGTTTTGAAATTTAATCATGGTCATTGATTGAGAGAGATATTTTCTATATTGAAGAAAAAAAATTAGTCGAAGCATTAGAAATCACATTAAAAGAGTTTGATGATTTTGTTGAAAGGTTAATTTCCGTTGATTTAATACTTCAAGAATCGCTCCACTTTATTGTTCAGAATTATATTGCCGAAAAACCTATTAGGCTTTTTTCTCGTGAAGGTGCGATCGCCGTTACCAGGAGTTTAGAGAAAGAAGGAATTGTTAATGATGCCACGATCAAATCGGTGTTGATCTTAGTTGAACAATACCGCATTGAGCAGATTGATAATAAAGTTCGTCGTTCAATTTATGAACATAGTTCTTCTTTGCTGGTAAAAAATCAGAGACATTGGCTAAGTTATCGAGATGTTGTAAAAATATTCCGAACTAATAAGGATAGACTGGCTGAAGCCAGGGCATCGATTAGAATGTCTGATAACCCAATGATATTCGGTGAAGACTTCGATCTAATAGAAAAAGATGTACATTTCTCACTATCAGGTTTGGAAAAATTAAGTATAGAGCTATCTTTGACTTTGCGATCGCAAGAAAGGCGAGAGTATTGCGAGAGGGTTAGAGAAGTGGCTCCGCCCGTTTTAGAATACCTAGCTTTGGCTCCATCTCCATCGGATAGTCAGATTGAGAGTGCTGTTAGATTTGTCAAAAACCAGAACAACAAATGTTGTCAAATTACAGGTGCTACTCGTAACAAATATGACAATCCAACCCTACAACTGGTAGGACATCATTTATATGACAAAGAAAACTATAGATTTTTGGCGGCAGAACCTGAGAATATTATTCCCATTTGTCAAGAAATTAGTGATGGTTTTCATCTTTGGAATGGCGGCTTCAAAAAATCTTGTACAATTGATGATTTTCTTAAGTATATCAAATGGAAATATCCTGAAAAACATCACAAAATATTAATGCTATATCGGAAACGAAAAATTCTCTATGAAAAACTTAAAATGCATCAACCAACTCTACCTTATGGTGAATAAGTGACTATAAAATTAGTCTTGGTATCCCCAAATTTTGTTTTATCCTAATCTGCTGGCTCAAACCGATTCAAACCCTCCGCAGTAACACACCAACGGGGAAACCTTCTGATGAGATGGTTTTCACTCATTATTAATGTCTTACCTTCTCTGGCTATTGCTATAACGCCTTACCCTGAAACATTTTGCTATAGAAACCGGGTTTCTGTCAGACGGTTTGCATCTTCACCCAAACCGCCTCAAGAAACCCGGTTTCTTGTCTCCCATACTCGCCCCTTAGCATTGTACAATAATGTTGTACGAGTTATCTAGCAAAAATGATGTTAAGCAAAGAAACCACTTATTCTCAAGCGAGAATGAATTTAGCCACTATTTTGGATCAAGTGTGTGATGAGCGTCAGATTGTGGTCATTAAGCGCCGCAATGAGAAAAATGTGGCGTTAATTGCCGAAGATGAGCTAGAGAGTTTATTATAATGTGTCTATTTACTGCGATCGCCCGAAAATGCGAAACGTTTATTTCGTGCTTTAGAATGGTCAGAAAATAGCACCACAACTCCTCAAACGGTAGCTGAATTAAAAGAGGATTTAGGAATTGAGTCCTAAAAATAAAAAACAATTTAATGAAAACCATAATAAATTGAGTTAGAGCATTTTTTCGTTTACAAATTAACAAAAAATAAGGTTTATTTTTTACAATCACGTTCTGATTATAAATCAGATTAAACTGATGAAAAAAATCTATTTTTAATTGAATTTTAATTTAATTAAAAATACCAACTATATCCTAAGTAGAAAACGGGGAATTGGGTCAGACAAAAACATAACGAGAAACCGGGACCCAATGCCATAACCTTTGCATCCTCACCCAAATCTGATTAAGAAACCCGGTTTCTCGCATCCCCCCACCCGAAAACCCAGCAACCCTCAGAAACCGGGGCTGCCATAACCTCTGTATCCCCACCGAAATCTAGTATCGAAGGTTTCTAGCCCCCACCCACATCTTGAGAATTGTAAAAACATTGGCTTTTCGTTGGTTTTTTGCTATGATGTCCACAGGAGGTGGAATTATGGCGACGCCTGTAAAAAATCAAAGCGGGCTCAGCTTACGAGTTGGTCAAACCTGGAAGTCGTTTGAGCAATTTCGTCTAGAAGGGGCGAAAACCCTGAGTTCAGTCAAGGATCGGGTTATTGCCACCCTTCATACCAAATCAGGCCAATATCGTATTATTGAAGAGCATGATTTTCAGACCTTGTATGGTTTAGCCCGGGATGTCGATCGCCTGCGGGGAGGACTCCGGGTAGTGGTTCTAGCGGTACGCGCTGCCCAGAAGCATCCCGATGAAGAAAACTTAAATTTACTGGCGGAAGCGGTGGCTATGCTAGGCAATTTGCCGGAACTCCCGGTGCGCGATACCTTTGATGCTTTGGAACCGGAAACCTTAGACCAAAATGAGGAAGAGGAGGTGATACTCGATCGCGATCGCATTCCTCACCCCCTGCATGAAGCAAGGCTATCGCGTCAGCAAATCGGCGAAACTGCCCAGCCCAATGGACTAGAAGACTAAATCACGGGGACAATGAACAATCAACCGCCTCCCAGTCTAGCGGAGTTAGAAAAGCAGTTAAAAAATCTCTCCCATGATTCTCAGGCTTTAGAGATAATTCAGGAGTTCGCCAATAAACTGGGCAAAACCAAACACCGCCAGCTTGTCTTTGGAGAAGAAGGCGCACTGGTATGCCAGCCCATTGAGTATCAGGATGTCTTGGCAAGGGGTCTGATTGATGAGACAGAAGACCCCTTTACTCTTTTGTAGGGGCATATTATCAGCACAGATGCGGCTTATTTCCTCGGAGAACGGATCGCGGGGATTAAATTTGCCATTGCTACTTCTACGATCTTGTACCTGGTCGCCGTAATTACGCCTTTTTGTTGCGATTACAACCCATTCGTGCCAACGATCCGAATGCCAAACAGCTTCTAAGTGAAATGCTAAAGTTCACGTCCACCAGAGGATGTGTCTGCCACCTTTGCCCGGTGATCCAGAAGATGCGATCGCCAATGCGGTGATTTTTGATGGCGTTTGTCAAATTCGACTAGATGATTTATTGGTATCAACACGCCATGCAAGTTTAAGTCTGGTGGGGTGGCGCATATTTGGCTCTTTAGTGCGTTCAATTTTGGTGCGGACTGGGCCTAGTGAAGTGGCAATGCGAGAAGCTTTTCACTTCCGAGAAACCGGGTTTCTATGACAATCTCTGCATCCTCACCCAAATCTGATTAAGAAACTCCTCGCATCTGCAGTGAGTATGGCTTCAGCTAGTTTCATCCTTTGATTTATCAATCGCTAAACAATTCTTCTAGGTCTTGTCTGCCATGCACAACCCGCAAAAAATCGACCATTTCCCCTCTGACCCGATAAAAAATAATGTAGCCATATCAAGGTAAACCGCGCAAATCCGCCAATAAATAATCGTAACTTTTTCCCAGATAAGGGAACTGGGTTAAGTATTTGCATTTCTGGTTAAATTCTGCAAAAAAACGCTCCCCTGCTGTCAGATTTCGGGCTAAAAAATACTCATAAATCTGGTTCAAATCTTGACTGGCGGATAGGGATATCCGGTACTGACTCACTGCGCTTCTCCCTTGGCTTGGTGAAAACGCTCCAAAATGTCTAAAACAAAAGTTTCCCCATCTAAGCCTTCGCCATTATCCAATTCTAAGGCGGCAGATTGTACTTTAGCAAGGGTTTCGGTGAGCCAGTCTTGGTATTCAGTTTGCAATTTTTCTAGCAATTTAAACGCTGCATTCACCTCTTCATCAGGATGGTTAAAATTGCCCTGGGCTAACTGGGCAGCGATAAACTCCTCTTGTTGCTTGTTTAAGGTAATTGGCATCACTTTCTCCAGAAACCTGCTTTCTCGCCATTATAGCTGTAGGGCAGGTCACTCGGATGCAAGCAAAGAAGGTTTCTCCCCACCCCTGCCGATGGCGGGCACCCCTGCCGATGGCGGGCACCCCTGCACCCCTGCTCCCCAGCCCCTCTGCTCCCTCACACCCCCTCCAACCGCAGAAAATGCACCCGCCCCGACCAATCCCCCGCCACCACCGTCACCCCATCAGCTGCGATCGCACAACAGTTAAACCCACCAAACTCCCCTCTAAACGTCGCCACCTCATTTCCCGTCCCTAACTCCCACAGTTTCAGGGTGTTATCATAAGAACCAGAAACAGCGATTTTGCCATCGGGGGTAATGGCGACTGCATATACCGAGTCATTATGCCCGGTGAGGGTGCGAATCAGTGCTCCACCGGGAGGAGTGAGGGTGGGGGAGAGGGGACGCAACCAGGGTTTTTTTTTGGGCTTGTTTGACCTGTTCCAGTAACGCGACAATTTCAGGCTGAGAAAACGACAATAACCGCCCCAGCATTTGCCCCGCTAGTTGGGTCTTATCCTGGTCTAAAATATGTGCCGATAGCCGCAACGCCCCTTGAATTAGGCTTAACGTCTGTTGTTCCGTTTCCGATACCAAGGGTAATGCCAAATCATAATCATCAATTAACGGGTTGATCCCCACCGCCTCTAACTTTTGCTCCAAAAAGCCAAAATCCGTCAACCAAGCTACCAACCGCTGTACCTGTCCCCCCTTGGCAAAATAACTGGGTTGATGTCGGAGGAGGTGCAGGCGGTCTTCTGGTAACTGTTGCTGAATCCAATCTCCTAATTCTGTGGTCATAGAGGCGCTCCATCGGCTAAATTGTCACCCATACGGCGGTTAATCTCTTCTAGGTCAACTCCTGAATCTTTGGCTTGCTCGTTGAGAAAGTCGCTAAACGAGGCATGATAGACGCTGTAGCGAGGTTCTTCCTGAATCTTTTGTAACCGCAAAAACTGCCGCCATTCCTTCAACACTGGCGGCAGCTTATATTCTGCTATCCCGGTGAACTTAGCCAGCAACCGCTGGGAAATGGGTTCTCGCGCTTCCGAGAGGACATAAATGATGTAGATTTTCTCAGCGGGTAGCGGGTCAGCATTCATATCCATAATCAGCCTTTTTGGTAATATTGCCGCAGACTCCTTGGGAGTATTCTAGATTTGGTAGTCTATAAATGCTTTCCACTGTCAACCATCAAGCATCCTCATAGACTAATCTCACAGATAAAATAAGTAGGGGCAATCCGTTGGCGGTGGTTGCCCCAATGTCAGAATATAAATATGGTGCGTAAGTCATCTATTTCATAAACCCATAAAGAATTGCAGCCAAATGAGACTAGAACAAATTACCACTCGATTACCTTTATCCCAAGTAGCTCAGAATTTTGCTCTGAGCAGTCAAGTGCAACAACGTTTAATCGCACTGAGGTTACTTGATCCCCCGGTCGATGGCATTTTCGGCCCCAAGACTACCGCAGCGTTTCGGCGATTTCAAACCCTGGTGGGAATTACCACCGAACCAGATAGTCTTGGTCCGCAAACCGCCAGACAACTGTTAACGGTACAGCCACAAAACCTGCCGACGAATAATCCGGTTTTAAGCATAATTATCAAGACCAAGCTCAAACTGCGGCCTCTTCAGTCCAGGGAATTAAGCCCTAGTGAGATCCTGGACGCTGAACCGGGTCAGTCATTTGCTCTGGTAGATTATGAAGCGGGGCACCGGCGTCACTATAAGGTGACATTCTCTCAGCCGGTGAGTAGTCAAAGGGTTTGGTATGCCTACGACGAGCACGTCAAAATCGTTGATGGGACGCAACAGATTATTAACAGTGGCCCGCCGAGACAAGTCAGACTGAATGTGCCCTTTAAATCTCAGTTGGACAACTGGTATAACCCAACGGGTTCTTGTAATGTTACTTCGATCGCCATGTGTTTGGAGTATCTGGGGGTGAGACGCTATGATTTGCGGTACAGGCAGCTAGAGGACGAACTGTATCGTTATATGCTCGATAGCGGATTAAGTCGTCATTCTCCTCAAGACCTGGCGAAAGTGGTGCGTGATTATGGCCGCCGAGACGATTTCACCGTTTGGGGCACCATTGACCGAGCGAAGGAGCATATAGCCAAGGGCAACCCGGTAGTGGTGCATGGATACTTTACTTCTTTTGGTCATATTATTGTTTTAGTTGGCTACGATCAAAATGGATTTATTGTCCATGACCCCTACGGGGAGTGGTTTTCCACGGGCTATCGTACAGACCTGAGTGGGGCATTTCTCCACTACAGTTATAATCTGATTAGGAATACTTGTATGCCTGATGGTCAGTTTTGGACTCACTTTATTAGCCGCTAATTAGCCCCTAAATTTAGATCAATTGAGATTGATCATAGTAATTTAAATTTAGGGAAATGAACCCCTGAAAATTTTAGATCCTGTCCCCGCGAATGCGTTGGTTGGGTTGAAGACCGAAACCCAACCTACTAATAGCTAATAATAGCTATAATTATGGCTATAACTTTCAGGTTTATGCTCTATTAAAGTGGTAAATAAAATAGGTCAATTCTGATGATTTTTGGCCAAAAAATCTTAAAATTACTGAATCGGTATTCAAAAAGTGAATGGGGAAAAGTAGGGGCGCTTCGGGAAACGCCCTGGCGATCGCGAAGCGCCCCCTAGGGAATCGCTAGTTTTAGGGTGATGAATGGATGAATGAACAATTATTAGCTGCGGTAAGAATTATTTTAGTGGAACCGGCAGGGGCGCTGAATGTGGGCACGATCGCCCGAACTTTGAAAAATCTGGGACTTTCTCAGTTAGTTTTGGTAAATCCTCATTGCGATCCTTTGGGGGAAGAAGCCCGCCGGATGGCGGTTCATGCTCAAGATATTTTAGAAAATGCTCAGGTGGTGGGCTGCTTACCAGAAGCATTGACAGGGTGTGTGCGTGCGATCGCCACTACAGCCCGTCCGCGAGCGCTGGATACGGTATTAGAATCTCCTAGAGTTGCCTTACCCTGGCTTTGTGATTCATCCACTCCCTCGGCTTTAATTTTTGGCCCGGAAGATCGCGGTTTAAGTAATCAGGAATTGAATTATGCCCAGAGATTTGTCCGCATTCCGACTTCAGACGCTTATCCCTCCTTAAATCTGGCTCAGTCCGTGGCGATTTGTGCTTATGAACTGTCCCAGTCAGTGACGGAAAATATGCCACCGGCAGCCATGCGGGGTTTAACGCCTGTGGAGTCTAACCCCTCTGCCTCAATGGAAGCGATCGAGGGATATTATCAGCATCTAGAAAGCCTCTTGCTCAAAATTGGGTATCTTTATCCCCATACCGCTGCCACCCGGATGGAAAAATTCCGAAGAATTTATAATCGTGCAGGACTATCTAATCAGGAATTAGCGATGCTGCGGGGAATTCTTTCTCAGGTAGAATGGGCAATTTCCGACTTAAAAGTCAGTAGCACGGATGACTAAAATCAAGTCTCCAGGGATTTCGCCTGGGTGTGTCGAGAAGCGATCGCATCTATCTATTGATATATCTATCTATCGATAATTCGGATATGACTACTGCATTGAAATGGCTGGGTCAATTCAGCAATGTCCCAGAAATCTGTAGGGGAGTTTTCTGTGGCGGAGGTTGCCCCTACAGGGTAAGTCCTACCGGATAGAAATCCCATAATCGCCTAAATTATTTATGGATATTGATGGATTCAGATATTAATTAATGAAATAAACAGGAGTGAGGTGTGGCTCAAAGGTATCCGATTCGGTCTTTTTTGTCGGTTGTTTCCTCTAGTCAAGAGGTGGGACAGCCATATGAGAAATTCTCTGCTCAAGCATCCTCCCGTCAGTCGGCAGGAAAAACTATCCAGTTTCCCGATCTTGGGTCCAGCAAGCGATCGCGTGTCACTCCAGGCAGGGTATCAGTGAAAGTTCAGAAATCATCGCCCGTGAGTCTTCCGCCGGTGATTGCTTCGCCAGTAGCCGATCGAGTTCGCCCCAATTTGTTGCGAGACCCCCGACTGGATTCGGCGATCGCCCCTAATCAAAGTGCTTCATCCAGACCCCCTCAAGGTTCTGTGACGATTCCCAGTTCTAGAGGTAATTCTAGAGCCAATTCTAGAGTCAATTCTAGAGCCAATTCTAGAGCCAATTCTAGAGCCAATTCTAGAGAAGGTTTCAGTGATCGCGCTTCCTCCGTGAGACCCTCCCCAAGAATGTCTAGTCGTCAAAATCCCTCCGGTGATAGCGCCGGGACTGGATCAAAGGCTCAGAACAGTCAACCTGTTCGGGAGCGATCGCCCCAAAAATCTCGGCAACCAACCTCTCAGCAGAGAAAACAAAGAAAGACTAAACCCAGGCGAGAGATGCCTCCGGCACGCTTGGCGAGCGCCCGTTTCTCTCCGTTGTTGTCTGGGGTTCGGTTGTTGATTGTGGGTGTGGGTTTAGCGGCGATCGCCGGGACTTTGTTATCAATTCGTAACCCAGAGGCCCAAAATGTGGCTGGATTATCCGCTAGTGGGGATGCGGTGGCTACGGGCTCCCCCAATTCCGGGAACTCTGGGAATTTAAGAGTGAATTCCTTAAACGCACTACATTTAGGTCAAGAAATTGTCCAGTTAAAAAATGAAATCCAAACTTTAAGCGCTTCTTATTCTCAATTAACCCCTGGGGTCTTTTTTGTGGATCTCGATACCGGGGCTTATTTGGATATGAACGGCAACAATACTTTTTCGGCAGCCAGCACTATTAAGGTGCCGATTCTGATTGCCTTATTTCAAGAAGTTGATGCGGGCAAGATCCGCCTTGATGAACCTTTGACCATGCAAGCGGAATATGTGGCAGAAGGTTCTGGGGATATGCAGGATCAGCCCGTGGGCACTCAGTACACCGTACTGGAAACCGCCAGAAAAATGATTACCATCAGCGACAATACGGCAACGAATATGCTGATTGCTCGCTTGGGGGGGCAAAATGTCCTGAATCAGCGTTTCCAGTCTTGGGGCTTGGCTTCCACCCAGATTCAAAATTTTTTACCGGATATTCAAGGCACGAATACCACCAGCCCCAAGGATTTAGTTTCTCTGATGGCAATGGTGGAAAAAGGGGGGCTGTTGTCTTTGCGGAGTCGCGATCGCGTCCTGGACATCATGCAAGCCACCGAGAACAATAGCTTATTACCTCAAGGCTTAGGCGATGATGCCACCATTGCCCACAAAACCGGCAATATTGGCTCAGTGCTGGCGGATACGGGCATCGTGGATCTGCCCAACGGCAAGCGCTATCTGGCATCGGTGATCGTCAAGCGTCCCCATGATGACCCAGGGGCTTCGGAGTTAATTCGGCAAATTTCTCAAGCGGCGTATCAATCCTTTAGAGGGAAAAGTGGTATTGCCCAAAATCCCGCTCGTCCATAAAATAGTCGGTTGGGCTTTTTTAGCCCCACCGACTAACTAACCATTCCCTGACCAAGGGTTGACCCACAGAAAATTATTAATTATTGAGTAGCTGACTCAATTTTTGAGCGATTTCAGCTTGTGTCTGGGATGACAATTCTCCTAGTTCACGCTGAATTATTGACTGTCTCACAGTCATCAAATGATCCAACCTGATCGTAGATGACTTGTGCAGCCCACTCGCTGTAAAGTCTGAATGACTTTGATCTAAAACATAGTCACTGTCGAGTAACTTACCAGGAATTTTACTGGTAATAAACGCTAAAATAATATGCTGATATTGCCCGATAGGATTCGTCAGACAAACAGCAGGACGCACCTTTGTACTTGATAGATCATCAAATGGGAAAGGCACAATACTTTACCTTTAGTCATTAAATGGCTTCCCATCCGCTAATGTATAAATATCTTCTTCAGGATCTTTGAGGAAATCAAAGACTGGATTACTTGCCGCTGCCTGGAGCCATGCTTGCTCATCGATTTCATCAGGAATTTCCCAGTGTAACTCATCTTCTATTTCATCAGCATTATTAGAATCATTGAACATAAACACAAACTTACCTTTGGGAATAATCAACATCGGTAGATAGAGTGGTTGATCATCCCACTTTTTTTCCTTTTCGCCTTTTTCGTACATAACAACTAGAGTAGGAACATCTGGATAATCTCGTTTTGGTTTAGTCAGCCATTTACTGGTGGCAAAACCATATCCAGACCAATTGCCAGATTCTTGGCGTTGTAAGTCCAGTCCTTCAGCATTTTTATTTTGGCCACGACGAACATTGAGCCGTCCTTTTTCAATACCTTTAGCCTTCATTTGCTGGAGAAGTTCTTTGACTCGCTCATCCTCCCATTTTCCTAAGCCAACCTTCTGACTTGGCATATATGAGAGAATTTCAATTAAGAAATTAATATTTACTTCGTAGTATTTATCGTCATCGCTATACTCAGCTAAAAGTTTATTTAACTGATTAGTGTTTTCCCGAACATCTCCTGCTTTCCATAACGGTGCTTGGGGGAAAATATGCGATCCAAGTGTAGCGGTAATTTGTAAATAAATATGATTGGCAATTGCCTGATATCACAAATTTTATCAAAAATTGCACTATTGGGAATACTATTTTCGCCATTTTTTGATTGTTTAGATTCGTTGGTATTCAAACTCGCATTATCCGCTTCATCATCAAAAATCAAAGTGGGGACATTTTTGGCTTTAGCATACTTGAGAACTTGTAACAAATGATCTAGATGCTTGTTGTTTTTTGTGGAAACTAGAACAACTCCCGTATCTTCAATATAAGGAAGCAATTTACTTTCCGCAAAATCCCTGGGATCTTTTTTCCATTGTTCCCAATCAAATACAACCGGCCCACCTCTTAGCTGATTATTAAATCGATTGGCGGTTTGTTTTCCCAGCCAAGTATTGTCAGAAGTTAAAACAATAAAACAGCGAAAATTATTTTCTTGGGCGATCGCTAATGTGGCGATCGTCGTGTTCGTCTTGCCGCTTTGAACTCTGCCGTAAATTAAACCCGTAGTGCCATTAGGAATTCGACCTTTGTACGGACGGCTGACCCGACCAGTTCCGGTAGACCCCACATCCCCATCACCAAATTTTTGGGAGTAAACATCCACACAATTCTGAACAATTTCCACAGCCGTGGTCTTTAATTGATTAGCCGCTTCAACTCCAATTTTACCTTCAAGTTTTTGCATCAGCTTTCTGATGCAATATCCATCACTTTTTATATCAGGTTTAATTAGTGTATTACTCATATCTAGCATTTTTTGGTGACAAAATTACGCGAGGCCAATCACTCTGGGGTA encodes:
- a CDS encoding type II toxin-antitoxin system Phd/YefM family antitoxin translates to MMLSKETTYSQARMNLATILDQVCDERQIVVIKRRNEKNVALIAEDELESLL
- a CDS encoding type II toxin-antitoxin system RelE/ParE family toxin; its protein translation is MSQYRISLSASQDLNQIYEYFLARNLTAGERFFAEFNQKCKYLTQFPYLGKSYDYLLADLRGLP
- a CDS encoding WD40 repeat domain-containing protein, with amino-acid sequence MRPLSPTLTPPGGALIRTLTGHNDSVYAVAITPDGKIAVSGSYDNTLKLWELGTGNEVATFRGEFGGFNCCAIAADGVTVVAGDWSGRVHFLRLEGV
- a CDS encoding C39 family peptidase, which gives rise to MRLEQITTRLPLSQVAQNFALSSQVQQRLIALRLLDPPVDGIFGPKTTAAFRRFQTLVGITTEPDSLGPQTARQLLTVQPQNLPTNNPVLSIIIKTKLKLRPLQSRELSPSEILDAEPGQSFALVDYEAGHRRHYKVTFSQPVSSQRVWYAYDEHVKIVDGTQQIINSGPPRQVRLNVPFKSQLDNWYNPTGSCNVTSIAMCLEYLGVRRYDLRYRQLEDELYRYMLDSGLSRHSPQDLAKVVRDYGRRDDFTVWGTIDRAKEHIAKGNPVVVHGYFTSFGHIIVLVGYDQNGFIVHDPYGEWFSTGYRTDLSGAFLHYSYNLIRNTCMPDGQFWTHFISR
- a CDS encoding RNA methyltransferase, giving the protein MNEQLLAAVRIILVEPAGALNVGTIARTLKNLGLSQLVLVNPHCDPLGEEARRMAVHAQDILENAQVVGCLPEALTGCVRAIATTARPRALDTVLESPRVALPWLCDSSTPSALIFGPEDRGLSNQELNYAQRFVRIPTSDAYPSLNLAQSVAICAYELSQSVTENMPPAAMRGLTPVESNPSASMEAIEGYYQHLESLLLKIGYLYPHTAATRMEKFRRIYNRAGLSNQELAMLRGILSQVEWAISDLKVSSTDD
- a CDS encoding serine hydrolase, which gives rise to MAQRYPIRSFLSVVSSSQEVGQPYEKFSAQASSRQSAGKTIQFPDLGSSKRSRVTPGRVSVKVQKSSPVSLPPVIASPVADRVRPNLLRDPRLDSAIAPNQSASSRPPQGSVTIPSSRGNSRANSRVNSRANSRANSRANSREGFSDRASSVRPSPRMSSRQNPSGDSAGTGSKAQNSQPVRERSPQKSRQPTSQQRKQRKTKPRREMPPARLASARFSPLLSGVRLLIVGVGLAAIAGTLLSIRNPEAQNVAGLSASGDAVATGSPNSGNSGNLRVNSLNALHLGQEIVQLKNEIQTLSASYSQLTPGVFFVDLDTGAYLDMNGNNTFSAASTIKVPILIALFQEVDAGKIRLDEPLTMQAEYVAEGSGDMQDQPVGTQYTVLETARKMITISDNTATNMLIARLGGQNVLNQRFQSWGLASTQIQNFLPDIQGTNTTSPKDLVSLMAMVEKGGLLSLRSRDRVLDIMQATENNSLLPQGLGDDATIAHKTGNIGSVLADTGIVDLPNGKRYLASVIVKRPHDDPGASELIRQISQAAYQSFRGKSGIAQNPARP
- a CDS encoding type II toxin-antitoxin system PemK/MazF family toxin; the protein is MRPAVCLTNPIGQYQHIILAFITSKIPGKLLDSDYVLDQSHSDFTASGLHKSSTIRLDHLMTVRQSIIQRELGELSSQTQAEIAQKLSQLLNN